A genomic window from Brassica oleracea var. oleracea cultivar TO1000 chromosome C8, BOL, whole genome shotgun sequence includes:
- the LOC106307228 gene encoding peroxisomal membrane protein 11A: MEAKPSEKMTNPKPRDFLNHLETYLAKRDGVDKLLKISRYTTKIILASSLIPETNPLTHRLKSFESSVGVSRKAFRLGKFVQDINALRASRWRDSNRGLALLLILAYGGEGLYYLVEQFVWLSKSGLIDAKWLQKMSAWAELVGYVGSVSLKVRDLREIKEEEACVASTIEISVTRGIGCVGEEEKMRKLKEKKTMKVLSVLQDLADGLMAVADVRDGKVGVLSAPSVIASAGLFSAIISTHKNWVSC; this comes from the coding sequence ATGGAAGCAAAACCTTCAGAGAAAATGACAAATCCCAAACCAAGAGACTTCCTAAACCACCTCGAAACATACCTCGCCAAAAGAGATGGCGTAGACAAGCTCCTGAAGATCTCCCGCTACACAACCAAGATCATCCTCGCCTCATCCCTCATCCCAGAAACCAATCCCCTGACTCACCGTCTCAAATCCTTCGAATCAAGCGTCGGAGTCAGCCGCAAAGCCTTCCGTCTCGGCAAATTCGTACAAGACATCAACGCCCTCAGAGCCTCGCGGTGGCGGGACTCGAACCGCGGCCTCGCGCTGCTGCTGATACTCGCCTACGGAGGCGAAGGATTGTACTACTTGGTCGAGCAGTTCGTCTGGCTATCAAAATCGGGGCTGATCGACGCGAAGTGGTTGCAGAAGATGAGCGCGTGGGCGGAGCTTGTGGGATACGTTGGGAGCGTTTCGTTGAAAGTTAGGGATTTGAGAGAGATTAAGGAAGAGGAAGCCTGCGTTGCTTCGACGATCGAGATCTCTGTAACAAGAGGGATAGGTTGTGTAGGTGAAGAGGAGAAGATGAGGAAGCTCAAGGAGAAGAAGACGATGAAGGTTTTATCGGTTCTTCAAGATCTTGCTGACGGGTTAATGGCGGTTGCGGATGTTAGGGATGGTAAGGTGGGAGTTTTATCAGCTCCGAGTGTGATTGCGTCAGCTGGTTTGTTTTCAGCTATTATCAGTACTCATAAGAACTGGGTCTCTTGTTGA
- the LOC106307227 gene encoding deSI-like protein At4g17486 — translation MLKGEAEPKQRKGWSNSLLEFRSGFGEKMKLVSKKRWKSLAPLNLKSKSVARFCFFSKLKSSNHGPDREPVYLNVYDLTPINGYIYWAGLGIFHSGVEVHGVEYAFGAHDYATSGVFEVEPRQCPGFKFKKSIFIGTTNLNPAQVREFMEDTACSYYGNMYHLIAKNCNHFCHDVCYKLTGKKIPKWVNRLAQIGSVCSCILPESLKITAVGRDDPDGQISEEESEKRSLTTSSFTCLSSISMRQKQLSTSSLLIQSPLRGCLPPWQLKRSKSDTSSLKGR, via the exons ATGTTGAAGGGAGAGGCAGAGCCTAAGCAGAGGAAAG GTTGGTCAAACTCGCTACTAGAGTTTCGATCAGGGTTTGGTGAAAAGATGAAACTCGTGTCAAAGAAACGTTGGAAATCTCTTGCACCTCTTAATCTGAAAAGCAAATCAGTAGCCCGGTTTTGCTTCTTTTCCAAGTTGAAGTCAAGCAACCACGGTCCAGACAGAGAACCGGTCTATCTCAATGTTTATGACTTGACTCCTATTAACGGATATATCTATTGGGCAGGCCTCGGTATCTTTCACTCTGGTGTAGAAG TTCATGGAGTAGAATATGCTTTTGGTGCACATGACTACGCAACCAGTGGTGTTTTCGAGGTCGAACCACGGCAATGCCCGGGCTTCAAATTCAAGAAGTCAATATTCATTGGAACCACGAACTTAAACCCGGCACAAGTGAGAGAGTTCATGGAAGACACGGCTTGCAGTTACTATGGGAATATGTATCACTTGATTGCTAAGAACTGCAACCATTTCTGCCACGACGTTTGCTACAAGCTTACCGGCAAAAAGATCCCAAAATGGGTGAACCGCCTTGCCCAAATAG GTTCTGTGTGTAGCTGCATACTTCCCGAGTCACTCAAGATCACAGCGGTTGGTCGTGATGATCCGGACGGGCAAATCTCAGAGGAAGAAAGCGAAAAGAGAAGTCTCACAACAAGCTCATTCACCTGCTTGTCTTCCATCTCCATGAGACAAAAACAGCTTTCAACATCCTCTTTACTGATACAATCACCTCTCAGAGGCTGCTTACCTCCATGGCAACTCAAACGATCAAAATCTGACACCAGTTCCTTGAAAGGAAGGTAG
- the LOC106311034 gene encoding uncharacterized protein At1g28695-like isoform X3 — MPLCNDSSRNLAVAVALLFAGVLYFSFSTRSISDPISDLLHNTNTPQQVDELEAVLESAAAGNNNTVIIALVNRAYVVEVGEGRTMLDLFLESFWEGEGTLPLLDHLVLVATDHTAYDRCRFKRLHCYKMDIKGVDLEGEKVYMSADFIEMMWLRTHFLLDVLRHGYHILFTDTDVLWLRTPFSRLSNNGSLDMQISVDQNNVEAGHAINTGFFHVRSNNKTFSLFNKWYDMRLNSPGMKEQDVLQKLLDTGFFNQLGLNVNFLNTTEFSGFCQDSTDMGVVTTVHANCCRHIPAKVFDLTLVLSDWKSYKTSHVNNKWSPHHKCGGSWKDNDYVPKP; from the exons ATGCCTCTCTGCAATGACTCCTCCCGCAACCTTGCCGTGGCCGTTGCTCTCCTTTTTGCCGGTGTCCTATATTTCAGCTTCTCCACACGTTCGATTTCCGATCCTATCTCCGATCTCTTACACAATACCAACACTCCTCAGCAAGTG GACGAGCTTGAGGCAGTATTGGAGAGTGCGGCCGCAGGAAACAACAATACGGTGATAATAGCGCTTGTGAACAGAGCGTACGTCGTGGAGGTTGGAGAAGGGAGGACGATGCTAGATCTGTTCCTGGAGAGTTTCTGGGAAGGAGAAGGGACTTTGCCGCTTCTAGACCATTTGGTGCTGGTGGCAACAGATCATACGGCCTATGATCGCTGCCGCTTCAAGAGGCTCCATTGCTACAAGATGGATATTAAAGGTGTTGACTTGGAGGGGGAGAAAGTGTACATGTCAGCTGATTTCATTGAGATGATGTGGCTTAGGACTCACTTTCTCCTCGATGTCCTCCGCCACGGCTACCATATTCTTTTCACG GACACGGACGTGTTGTGGCTAAGGACCCCCTTCTCCCGGCTAAGCAACAACGGGAGCTTGGATATGCAGATAAGCGTTGACCAAAACAACGTGGAAGCTGGACACGCCATCAACACTGGATTCTTCCACGTCCGGTCCAACAACAAGACTTTCTCCCTCTTCAATAAATGGTACGATATGAGGCTCAATTCGCCGGGCATGAAGGAGCAAGACGTCCTCCAGAAGCTCCTCGACACGGGTTTCTTCAATCAGCTCGGTCTCAACGTTAACTTCCTCAACACCACTGAATTCAGCGGCTTCTGCCAAGACAGCACTGACATGGGCGTCGTCACCACTGTACATGCCAACTGCTGCCGCCACATTCCCGCAAAGGTCTTTGATCTCACTCTTGTTCTCAGCGACTGGAAAAGCTACAAGACCTCCCATGTCAACAACAAGTGGAGCCCTCATCATAAATGTGGGGGTTCATGGAAAGACAACGACTATGTCCCCAAGCCATGA
- the LOC106311034 gene encoding uncharacterized protein At1g28695-like isoform X2 produces the protein MPLCNDSSRNLAVAVALLFAGVLYFSFSTRSISDPISDLLHNTNTPQQVKTIEFPQDELEAVLESAAAGNNNTVIIALVNRAYVVEVGEGRTMLDLFLESFWEGEGTLPLLDHLVLVATDHTAYDRCRFKRLHCYKMDIKGVDLEGEKVYMSADFIEMMWLRTHFLLDVLRHGYHILFTDTDVLWLRTPFSRLSNNGSLDMQISVDQNNVEAGHAINTGFFHVRSNNKTFSLFNKWYDMRLNSPGMKEQDVLQKLLDTGFFNQLGLNVNFLNTTEFSGFCQDSTDMGVVTTVHANCCRHIPAKVFDLTLVLSDWKSYKTSHVNNKWSPHHKCGGSWKDNDYVPKP, from the exons ATGCCTCTCTGCAATGACTCCTCCCGCAACCTTGCCGTGGCCGTTGCTCTCCTTTTTGCCGGTGTCCTATATTTCAGCTTCTCCACACGTTCGATTTCCGATCCTATCTCCGATCTCTTACACAATACCAACACTCCTCAGCAAGTG AAAACTATAGAGTTTCCACAGGACGAGCTTGAGGCAGTATTGGAGAGTGCGGCCGCAGGAAACAACAATACGGTGATAATAGCGCTTGTGAACAGAGCGTACGTCGTGGAGGTTGGAGAAGGGAGGACGATGCTAGATCTGTTCCTGGAGAGTTTCTGGGAAGGAGAAGGGACTTTGCCGCTTCTAGACCATTTGGTGCTGGTGGCAACAGATCATACGGCCTATGATCGCTGCCGCTTCAAGAGGCTCCATTGCTACAAGATGGATATTAAAGGTGTTGACTTGGAGGGGGAGAAAGTGTACATGTCAGCTGATTTCATTGAGATGATGTGGCTTAGGACTCACTTTCTCCTCGATGTCCTCCGCCACGGCTACCATATTCTTTTCACG GACACGGACGTGTTGTGGCTAAGGACCCCCTTCTCCCGGCTAAGCAACAACGGGAGCTTGGATATGCAGATAAGCGTTGACCAAAACAACGTGGAAGCTGGACACGCCATCAACACTGGATTCTTCCACGTCCGGTCCAACAACAAGACTTTCTCCCTCTTCAATAAATGGTACGATATGAGGCTCAATTCGCCGGGCATGAAGGAGCAAGACGTCCTCCAGAAGCTCCTCGACACGGGTTTCTTCAATCAGCTCGGTCTCAACGTTAACTTCCTCAACACCACTGAATTCAGCGGCTTCTGCCAAGACAGCACTGACATGGGCGTCGTCACCACTGTACATGCCAACTGCTGCCGCCACATTCCCGCAAAGGTCTTTGATCTCACTCTTGTTCTCAGCGACTGGAAAAGCTACAAGACCTCCCATGTCAACAACAAGTGGAGCCCTCATCATAAATGTGGGGGTTCATGGAAAGACAACGACTATGTCCCCAAGCCATGA
- the LOC106311034 gene encoding uncharacterized protein At1g28695-like isoform X1: MPLCNDSSRNLAVAVALLFAGVLYFSFSTRSISDPISDLLHNTNTPQQVWLQKTIEFPQDELEAVLESAAAGNNNTVIIALVNRAYVVEVGEGRTMLDLFLESFWEGEGTLPLLDHLVLVATDHTAYDRCRFKRLHCYKMDIKGVDLEGEKVYMSADFIEMMWLRTHFLLDVLRHGYHILFTDTDVLWLRTPFSRLSNNGSLDMQISVDQNNVEAGHAINTGFFHVRSNNKTFSLFNKWYDMRLNSPGMKEQDVLQKLLDTGFFNQLGLNVNFLNTTEFSGFCQDSTDMGVVTTVHANCCRHIPAKVFDLTLVLSDWKSYKTSHVNNKWSPHHKCGGSWKDNDYVPKP, translated from the exons ATGCCTCTCTGCAATGACTCCTCCCGCAACCTTGCCGTGGCCGTTGCTCTCCTTTTTGCCGGTGTCCTATATTTCAGCTTCTCCACACGTTCGATTTCCGATCCTATCTCCGATCTCTTACACAATACCAACACTCCTCAGCAAGTG TGGTTACAGAAAACTATAGAGTTTCCACAGGACGAGCTTGAGGCAGTATTGGAGAGTGCGGCCGCAGGAAACAACAATACGGTGATAATAGCGCTTGTGAACAGAGCGTACGTCGTGGAGGTTGGAGAAGGGAGGACGATGCTAGATCTGTTCCTGGAGAGTTTCTGGGAAGGAGAAGGGACTTTGCCGCTTCTAGACCATTTGGTGCTGGTGGCAACAGATCATACGGCCTATGATCGCTGCCGCTTCAAGAGGCTCCATTGCTACAAGATGGATATTAAAGGTGTTGACTTGGAGGGGGAGAAAGTGTACATGTCAGCTGATTTCATTGAGATGATGTGGCTTAGGACTCACTTTCTCCTCGATGTCCTCCGCCACGGCTACCATATTCTTTTCACG GACACGGACGTGTTGTGGCTAAGGACCCCCTTCTCCCGGCTAAGCAACAACGGGAGCTTGGATATGCAGATAAGCGTTGACCAAAACAACGTGGAAGCTGGACACGCCATCAACACTGGATTCTTCCACGTCCGGTCCAACAACAAGACTTTCTCCCTCTTCAATAAATGGTACGATATGAGGCTCAATTCGCCGGGCATGAAGGAGCAAGACGTCCTCCAGAAGCTCCTCGACACGGGTTTCTTCAATCAGCTCGGTCTCAACGTTAACTTCCTCAACACCACTGAATTCAGCGGCTTCTGCCAAGACAGCACTGACATGGGCGTCGTCACCACTGTACATGCCAACTGCTGCCGCCACATTCCCGCAAAGGTCTTTGATCTCACTCTTGTTCTCAGCGACTGGAAAAGCTACAAGACCTCCCATGTCAACAACAAGTGGAGCCCTCATCATAAATGTGGGGGTTCATGGAAAGACAACGACTATGTCCCCAAGCCATGA